In one window of Aphidius gifuensis isolate YNYX2018 linkage group LG4, ASM1490517v1, whole genome shotgun sequence DNA:
- the LOC122854288 gene encoding ankyrin-3-like isoform X15, translating into MTGVEDVKEKGTTNGGGGVDGIDVGATDNIGQQNGGPEKAPVVTGTNMETLPRPGKQSDPSTSFLRAARAGQLEKVLEFLETGVDINASNANGLNALHLAAKDGHLEIVRELLTRGATVDAATKKGNTSLHIASLAGQEEVVQLLVQRGASVNAQSQNGFTPLYMAAQENHDNVVKYLLSKGANQTLATEDGFTPLAVAMQQGHDKVVAVLLESDTRGKVRLPALHIAAKKDDCKAAALLLQNDHNPDVTSKSGFTPLHIAAHYGNDRIASLLYDKGADVNYSAKHNITPMHVAAKWGKIKMVNLLMSKGANISAKTRDGLTPLHCAARAGHHEVVDILIEKGAPIGSKTKNGLAPLHMASQGDHVDAARILLYHRAPVDEVTVDYLTALHVASHCGHVRAAKLLLDRNADPNSRALNGFTPLHIACKKNRIKVVELLLKHKASIEATTESGLTPLHVASFMGCMNIVIYLLQNEASPDIPTVRGETPLHLAARANQTDIIRILLRNGAQVDARAREEQTPLHVASRLGNVDIVMLLLQHGADVDSTTKDLYTPLHIASKEGQEEVASVLLENGASLIATTKKGFTPLHLAAKYGNMNVARLLLQKNSPVDAQGKNGVTPLHVASHYDHQNVALLLLDKGASPHAMAKNGHTPLHIAARKNQMDIATTLLEYGAKANAESKAGFTSLHLSAQEGHSDMSTLLIEHKADTNHKAKNGLTPLHLCAQEDKTNVAKILVKNEAQIDATTKAGYTPLHVASHFGQAAMVRFLLQAGAVVDSSTGAGYTPLHQAAQQGHTLVINLLLESKAKPNAVTNNGQTALAIAQKLGYISVVETLKIVTETIITTTHTMTIEEKYKVQAPESMQETFMSDSEDEGGEDPMLSDQQQYRYMTVDDMKSMGDDSMRVNVTDDERDNRHSGGTNITDMITKENYHRTNAANLKPDNIDINRHPVHVGFLVSFLVDARGGAMRGCRHSGVRVIVPPRKAAMPMRITCRYLKRDKLTNPPPLMEGEALASRILELGPVGAKFLGPVIIEVPHFASLRGKEREIVILRSDNGETWREHTLEASEEAVQDVLNESFEGEELSQLEDLQTSRIVRILTVDFPHYFAVVSRIRQEVHAVGPEGGTVSSSAVPQVQAVFPPAALTKKIRVGLQAHPISAELVAKLLGNRVAVSPIVTVEPRRRKFHKPITLTIPVPQAANKGMINQYSGDAPTLRLLCSITGGQSRAVWEDVTGSTPLTFVKDCVSFTTTVSARFWLMDCRNITEATRMATELYTHATHVPFMAKFVVFAKRVDPLEARLRVFCMTDDKEDKTLEHQEHFTEVAKSRDVEVLEGKIQYMEFAGNLVPVMKSGEQLQLPFRAFKENRIPFTTRVKDPDSVDMVGRIMFMNEPKVQKGEPSQIPICTLNILLPDKISPDGKHSEIDLLELSKNYSFLRDGGISRPDTIHRATIRLTDIANLLDTDWQKLAEELNISPNDVDLIKNEHPGKPAIQAASMFKIWQANGNKATGNTLEKALNKIGREDIVKKCIFNVELVTDDVEKAVARVRLDQPGFDALKEELGPSRDSSLRRDGTLGSRKIDFNFDESDRIKDSESIEDINIMGNMPNKQSKQQHITITNGTVFNGTSTPIKDKYASEEKELVDEMADFIEHKCHVNDTMTQKILEDDNDDDDDDKNEKKLQRVIEDANKIVTDVTEEAAKRAQVLADQAFVDGNKTESDFLQHSEPSYVETTTTEIDPETNERITKTVKTVTSSSSSVTGGTTGGSDELRESMQKIMDQFMTEERRGQ; encoded by the exons agtgATCCAAGTACATCATTTCTTCGTGCAGCACGAGCTGGACAATTGGAAAAAGTATTGGAATTTCTTGAAACTGGTGTAGACATAAATGCATCAAATGCT aatgGATTGAATGCCCTTCATTTGGCAGCCAAAGATGGTCATTTAGAAATTGTTCGTGAACTATTGACTCGTGGTGCAACAGTTGATGCAGCaacaaaaaaaggaaatacaTCTTTACACATAGCATCTCTAG ctgGTCAAGAAGAAGTTGTACAGTTACTTGTACAACGTGGTGCATCAGTAAATGCTCAATCACAAAATGGTTTTACTCCATTATACATGGCAGCACAagaaaatcatgataatgttgtaaaatatttattaagtaAAGGAGCAAATCAAACACTTGCAACTGAAGATGGTTTTACACCATTAGCTGTTGCAATGCAACAAGGACATGATAAAGTTGTTGCTGTATTACTTGAATCAGATACACGTGGTAAAGTACGTTTACCAGCATTACATATTGCTGCTAAAAAAGATGATTGTAAAGCAGCagcattattattacaaaatgatCATAATCCAGATGTAACATCAAAAAGTGGTTTTACACCATTACATATTGCTGCACATTATGGTAATGATCGTATTGcatcattattatatgataaagGTGCTGATGTTAATTATTCAGCAAAACATAATATAACACCAATGCATGTTGCTGCAAAATggggtaaaataaaaatggttaatttattaatgagtaAAGGTGCAAATATATCAGCTAAAACACGTGATGGTTTAACACCATTACATTGTGCAGCACGTGCTGGACATCATGAAgttgttgatatattaattgaaaaaggtGCACCAATTGGTTCTAAAACTAAAAATGGTTTAGCACCATTACATATGGCATCACAAGGTGATCATGTTGATGCTGCacgtatattattatatcatcgTGCACCAGTTGATGAAGTTactgttgattatttaacagCATTACATGTTGCATCACATTGTGGTCATGTACGTGCTGCAAAATTATTACTTGATCGTAATGCTGATCCAAATTCACGTGCATTAAATGGTTTTACACCATTACAtattgcatgtaaaaaaaatcgtattaaagttgttgaattattattaaaacataaagCAAGTATTGAAGCAACAACTGAATCTGGTTTAACACCATTACATGTTGCTAGTTTTATGGGTTGTatgaatattgttatttatttattacaaaatgaaGCTAGTCCAGATATACCAACTGTACGTGGTGAAACACCATTACATCTTGCTGCACGTGCTAATCAAACTGATATTAttagaatattattaagaaaTGGTGCACAAGTTGATGCTAGAGCTAGAGAAGAACAAACACCATTACATGTTGCATCAAGACTTGGTAATGTTGATATTGTCATGTTATTATTACAACATGGTGCTGATGTTGATTCAACAACTAAAGATTTATATACACCATTACATATTGCATCTAAAGAAGGACAAGAagaa GTTGCATCAGTTTTACTTGAGAATGGAGCATCATTAAtagcaacaacaaaaaaaggtTTTACACCTCTTCATTTAGCTGCTAAATATGGTAATATGAATGTTGCTAGGCttcttttacaaaaaaattcaccagTTGATGCACAAGGAAAG AATGGCGTTACACCTCTTCATGTTGCTTCACACTATGATCATCAAAATGTTGCATTGTTATTGTTGGATAAAGGTGCATCACCTCATGCAATGGCTAAAAATGGACATACACCTCTTCATATTGCAGCAAGAAAAAATcag atggATATTGCAACGACATTATTGGAATATGGTGCAAAAGCAAATGCAGAATCAAAAGCTGGATTTACTTCTCTTCATTTAAGTGCTCAAGAGGGTCATTCTGATATGTCAACATTGTTAATTGAACATAAAGCTGATACTAATCACAAAGCCAAG aatggaCTAACGCCTCTTCATTTATGTGCACAAGAAGATAAAAcaaatgttgctaaaataTTAGTTAAAAATGAAGCTCAAATTGATGCTACaacaaaa GCGGGTTATACACCGTTGCACGTCGCATCACATTTTGGTCAAGCAGCAATGGTACGTTTTCTACTTCAAGCTGGTGCTGTAGTTGATAGTAGTACTGGTGCTGGATATACACCACTTCATCAAGCTGCCCAACAAGGACATAcacttgttattaatttacttcTTGAAAGTAAAGCAAAACCAAATGCAGTTACAAAt aatGGTCAAACAGCACTGGCAATTGCACAAAAACTTGGATATATTAGTGTTGTTGAGACACTTAAAATTGTCACTGAaacaattataacaacaacGCATACAATgacaattgaagaaaaatataaagttcAAGCACCTGAATCAATGCAAGAGACATTTATGAGTGACAGTGAAGATGAAGGTg gcgaAGATCCAATGCTCAGTGATCAACAGCAATATCGTTACATGACTGTTGATGATATGAAGTCAATGGGTGATGATTCAATGCGCGTTAACGTAACTGACGACGAAAGGGACAATCGACATTCCGGAG GTACAAACATAACAGACATGATTaccaaagaaaattatcatcgAACAAATGCTGCTAATTTAAAACCAGATAATATCGATATCAACAGACATCCAGTTCATGTTGG ctttttGGTGTCATTTTTGGTGGATGCTCGTGGTGGAGCAATGCGAGGATGTCGTCATAGTGGTGTACGTGTTATTGTACCACCAAGAAAAGCAGCAATGCCAATGCGAATAACTTGTAGATATTTAAAAcgtgataaattaacaaatccACCACCATTGATGGAGGGTGAGGCACTTGCAAGTCGTATACTTGAACTAGGTCCAGTCGGTGCCAAATTTTTAGg gcCTGTAATAATTGAAGTGCCACACTTTGCATCACTACGTGGTAAAGAAAGAGAAATAGTTATATTACGATCAGACAATGGAGAGACATGGCGTGAGCATACTCTTGAAGCAAGTGAAGAAGCTGTTCAAGATGTTTTAAATGAAAGTTTTGAGGGTGAAGAATTAAGCCAACTGGAAGATCTTCAAACATCAAGAATTGTTAGAATTTTAACTGTTGATTTTCCACATTATTTTGCTGTTGTATCACGTATACGACAAGAAGTACATGCTGTTGGTCCAGAAGGTGGTACTGTATCATCATCAGCAGTACCACAAGTACAAGCAGTATTTCCACCAGCTGcacttacaaaaaaaattagagttgGACTACAG gcACATCCAATATCAGCTGAATTAGTTGCAAAATTACTTGGTAATCGTGTTGCTGTATCACCAATTGTAACAGTTGAACCAAGACGAAGAAAATTTCATAAACCAATAACTCTAACTATACCAGTACCACAAGCAGCAAACAAGGGAATGATTAATCAGTATTCTGGTGATGCACCAACACTAAGATTACTCTGCAGTATAACtg gTGGTCAATCACGAGCAGTATGGGAAGATGTTACTGGCTCAACACCATTGACATTTGTCAAGGATTGTGTGTCATTTACAACAACAGTATCAGCTCGTTTTTGGCTAATGGATTGTCGAAATATTACTGAAGCAACGAGAATGGCAACTGAACTCTATACACATGCAACTCACGTTCCTTTCATGGCcaa attTGTTGTATTTGCAAAACGTGTTGATCCACTTGAAGCACGTTTACGTGTATTTTGTATGACTGATGATAAAGAAGATAAAACATTAGAACATCAAGAACATTTTACTGAAGTTGCTAAAAGTCGTGATGTTGAAGTACTAGAAGGTAAAATACAGTATATGGAATTTGCTGGTAATCTTGTACCAGTTATGAAAAGTGGTGAACAATTACAATTACCATTTCGTGCATTTAAAGAAAATCGTATACCATTTACAACACGTGTTAAAGATCCAGATTCAGTTGATATGGTTGGAAGAATAATGTTTATGAATGAACCAAAAGTACAAAAAGGTGAACCATCACAAATACCAATAtgtacattaaatatattattaccaGATAAAATATCACCTGATGGAAAACATTCAGAAATTGATTtacttgaattatcaaaaaattatagtttctTAAGAGATGGTGGTATTAGTAGACCAGATACAATTCATCGTGCAACAATACGTTTAACTGATATTGCAAATTTGCTAGATACTGATTGGCAAAAACTTGCtgaagaattaaatatatcaccaaatgatgttgatttaattaaaaatgaacatCCTGGTAAACCAGCAATTCAAGCAGCatcaatgtttaaaatttggcAAGCTAATGGAAACAAAGCaacag GAAATACGCTTGAAAAGGCCCTGAATAAAATTGGCCGTGAGGATATAGTTAAAAAGTGTATATTCAACGTTGAACTTGTTACGGATGATGTTGAAAAAGCTGTTGCAAGGGTACGTCTTGATCAGCCTGGTTTTGATGCACTTAAAGAAGAACTTGGTCCATCAAGAGATTCATCATTGAGACGTGATGGTACACTTGGAAgtagaaaaattgattttaattttgatgaatctGATCGTATAAAG gATTCTGAATCCATTGAGGATATTAACATCATGGGAAATATGCCAAATAAACAAT CAAAACAACAGCACATAACAATCACAAATGGCACTGTGTTCAATGGTACTTCAACACCAATTAAAGACAAATATGCTAGTGAAGAAAAAGAACTTGTTGATGAAATGGCTGATTTTATTGAACATAAATGTCATGTTAATGATACTATGAcacaaaaaatacttgaagatgataatgatgatgatgatgatgataaaaatgagaaaaaactTCAAAGAGTCATTGAGGATGCAAATAAAATAGTCACCG
- the LOC122854288 gene encoding ankyrin-3-like isoform X13, producing the protein MTGVEDVKEKGTTNGGGGVDGIDVGATDNIGQQNGGPEKAPVVTGTNMETLPRPGKQSDPSTSFLRAARAGQLEKVLEFLETGVDINASNANGLNALHLAAKDGHLEIVRELLTRGATVDAATKKGNTSLHIASLAGQEEVVQLLVQRGASVNAQSQNGFTPLYMAAQENHDNVVKYLLSKGANQTLATEDGFTPLAVAMQQGHDKVVAVLLESDTRGKVRLPALHIAAKKDDCKAAALLLQNDHNPDVTSKSGFTPLHIAAHYGNDRIASLLYDKGADVNYSAKHNITPMHVAAKWGKIKMVNLLMSKGANISAKTRDGLTPLHCAARAGHHEVVDILIEKGAPIGSKTKNGLAPLHMASQGDHVDAARILLYHRAPVDEVTVDYLTALHVASHCGHVRAAKLLLDRNADPNSRALNGFTPLHIACKKNRIKVVELLLKHKASIEATTESGLTPLHVASFMGCMNIVIYLLQNEASPDIPTVRGETPLHLAARANQTDIIRILLRNGAQVDARAREEQTPLHVASRLGNVDIVMLLLQHGADVDSTTKDLYTPLHIASKEGQEEVASVLLENGASLIATTKKGFTPLHLAAKYGNMNVARLLLQKNSPVDAQGKNGVTPLHVASHYDHQNVALLLLDKGASPHAMAKNGHTPLHIAARKNQMDIATTLLEYGAKANAESKAGFTSLHLSAQEGHSDMSTLLIEHKADTNHKAKNGLTPLHLCAQEDKTNVAKILVKNEAQIDATTKAGYTPLHVASHFGQAAMVRFLLQAGAVVDSSTGAGYTPLHQAAQQGHTLVINLLLESKAKPNAVTNNGQTALAIAQKLGYISVVETLKIVTETIITTTHTMTIEEKYKVQAPESMQETFMSDSEDEGGGDEIGMADNYGQPTHAQHVYLPSYYQGQMTYTREDPMLSDQQQYRYMTVDDMKSMGDDSMRVNVTDDERDNRHSGGTNITDMITKENYHRTNAANLKPDNIDINRHPVHVGQSLASLNSSLAALGMFPKGQGMWRDSFLVSFLVDARGGAMRGCRHSGVRVIVPPRKAAMPMRITCRYLKRDKLTNPPPLMEGEALASRILELGPVGAKFLGPVIIEVPHFASLRGKEREIVILRSDNGETWREHTLEASEEAVQDVLNESFEGEELSQLEDLQTSRIVRILTVDFPHYFAVVSRIRQEVHAVGPEGGTVSSSAVPQVQAVFPPAALTKKIRVGLQAHPISAELVAKLLGNRVAVSPIVTVEPRRRKFHKPITLTIPVPQAANKGMINQYSGDAPTLRLLCSITGGQSRAVWEDVTGSTPLTFVKDCVSFTTTVSARFWLMDCRNITEATRMATELYTHATHVPFMAKFVVFAKRVDPLEARLRVFCMTDDKEDKTLEHQEHFTEVAKSRDVEVLEGKIQYMEFAGNLVPVMKSGEQLQLPFRAFKENRIPFTTRVKDPDSVDMVGRIMFMNEPKVQKGEPSQIPICTLNILLPDKISPDGKHSEIDLLELSKNYSFLRDGGISRPDTIHRATIRLTDIANLLDTDWQKLAEELNISPNDVDLIKNEHPGKPAIQAASMFKIWQANGNKATGNTLEKALNKIGREDIVKKCIFNVELVTDDVEKAVARVRLDQPGFDALKEELGPSRDSSLRRDGTLGSRKIDFNFDESDRIKDSESIEDINIMGNMPNKQSKQQHITITNGTVFNGTSTPIKDKYASEEKELVDEMADFIEHKCHVNDTMTQKILEDDNDDDDDDKNEKKLQRVIEDANKIVTDVTEEAAKRAQVLADQAFVDGNKTAAINNVELDDNTGIRKKTRCYTIKTIWILSVIAVIIGLLGVYLAMESHSQKHILSSNDPKKNGI; encoded by the exons agtgATCCAAGTACATCATTTCTTCGTGCAGCACGAGCTGGACAATTGGAAAAAGTATTGGAATTTCTTGAAACTGGTGTAGACATAAATGCATCAAATGCT aatgGATTGAATGCCCTTCATTTGGCAGCCAAAGATGGTCATTTAGAAATTGTTCGTGAACTATTGACTCGTGGTGCAACAGTTGATGCAGCaacaaaaaaaggaaatacaTCTTTACACATAGCATCTCTAG ctgGTCAAGAAGAAGTTGTACAGTTACTTGTACAACGTGGTGCATCAGTAAATGCTCAATCACAAAATGGTTTTACTCCATTATACATGGCAGCACAagaaaatcatgataatgttgtaaaatatttattaagtaAAGGAGCAAATCAAACACTTGCAACTGAAGATGGTTTTACACCATTAGCTGTTGCAATGCAACAAGGACATGATAAAGTTGTTGCTGTATTACTTGAATCAGATACACGTGGTAAAGTACGTTTACCAGCATTACATATTGCTGCTAAAAAAGATGATTGTAAAGCAGCagcattattattacaaaatgatCATAATCCAGATGTAACATCAAAAAGTGGTTTTACACCATTACATATTGCTGCACATTATGGTAATGATCGTATTGcatcattattatatgataaagGTGCTGATGTTAATTATTCAGCAAAACATAATATAACACCAATGCATGTTGCTGCAAAATggggtaaaataaaaatggttaatttattaatgagtaAAGGTGCAAATATATCAGCTAAAACACGTGATGGTTTAACACCATTACATTGTGCAGCACGTGCTGGACATCATGAAgttgttgatatattaattgaaaaaggtGCACCAATTGGTTCTAAAACTAAAAATGGTTTAGCACCATTACATATGGCATCACAAGGTGATCATGTTGATGCTGCacgtatattattatatcatcgTGCACCAGTTGATGAAGTTactgttgattatttaacagCATTACATGTTGCATCACATTGTGGTCATGTACGTGCTGCAAAATTATTACTTGATCGTAATGCTGATCCAAATTCACGTGCATTAAATGGTTTTACACCATTACAtattgcatgtaaaaaaaatcgtattaaagttgttgaattattattaaaacataaagCAAGTATTGAAGCAACAACTGAATCTGGTTTAACACCATTACATGTTGCTAGTTTTATGGGTTGTatgaatattgttatttatttattacaaaatgaaGCTAGTCCAGATATACCAACTGTACGTGGTGAAACACCATTACATCTTGCTGCACGTGCTAATCAAACTGATATTAttagaatattattaagaaaTGGTGCACAAGTTGATGCTAGAGCTAGAGAAGAACAAACACCATTACATGTTGCATCAAGACTTGGTAATGTTGATATTGTCATGTTATTATTACAACATGGTGCTGATGTTGATTCAACAACTAAAGATTTATATACACCATTACATATTGCATCTAAAGAAGGACAAGAagaa GTTGCATCAGTTTTACTTGAGAATGGAGCATCATTAAtagcaacaacaaaaaaaggtTTTACACCTCTTCATTTAGCTGCTAAATATGGTAATATGAATGTTGCTAGGCttcttttacaaaaaaattcaccagTTGATGCACAAGGAAAG AATGGCGTTACACCTCTTCATGTTGCTTCACACTATGATCATCAAAATGTTGCATTGTTATTGTTGGATAAAGGTGCATCACCTCATGCAATGGCTAAAAATGGACATACACCTCTTCATATTGCAGCAAGAAAAAATcag atggATATTGCAACGACATTATTGGAATATGGTGCAAAAGCAAATGCAGAATCAAAAGCTGGATTTACTTCTCTTCATTTAAGTGCTCAAGAGGGTCATTCTGATATGTCAACATTGTTAATTGAACATAAAGCTGATACTAATCACAAAGCCAAG aatggaCTAACGCCTCTTCATTTATGTGCACAAGAAGATAAAAcaaatgttgctaaaataTTAGTTAAAAATGAAGCTCAAATTGATGCTACaacaaaa GCGGGTTATACACCGTTGCACGTCGCATCACATTTTGGTCAAGCAGCAATGGTACGTTTTCTACTTCAAGCTGGTGCTGTAGTTGATAGTAGTACTGGTGCTGGATATACACCACTTCATCAAGCTGCCCAACAAGGACATAcacttgttattaatttacttcTTGAAAGTAAAGCAAAACCAAATGCAGTTACAAAt aatGGTCAAACAGCACTGGCAATTGCACAAAAACTTGGATATATTAGTGTTGTTGAGACACTTAAAATTGTCACTGAaacaattataacaacaacGCATACAATgacaattgaagaaaaatataaagttcAAGCACCTGAATCAATGCAAGAGACATTTATGAGTGACAGTGAAGATGAAGGTg GTGGTGATGAGATTGGAATGGCTGACAATTATGGACAACCGACACACGCGCAACACGTGTATCTCCCTTCTTACTACCAGGGCCAAATGACCTATACTC gcgaAGATCCAATGCTCAGTGATCAACAGCAATATCGTTACATGACTGTTGATGATATGAAGTCAATGGGTGATGATTCAATGCGCGTTAACGTAACTGACGACGAAAGGGACAATCGACATTCCGGAG GTACAAACATAACAGACATGATTaccaaagaaaattatcatcgAACAAATGCTGCTAATTTAAAACCAGATAATATCGATATCAACAGACATCCAGTTCATGTTGG ACAGTCACTAGCTTCATTAAATTCGTCGCTGGCAGCCCTTGGTATGTTTCCAAAAGGACAAGGAATGTGGAGGGACAG ctttttGGTGTCATTTTTGGTGGATGCTCGTGGTGGAGCAATGCGAGGATGTCGTCATAGTGGTGTACGTGTTATTGTACCACCAAGAAAAGCAGCAATGCCAATGCGAATAACTTGTAGATATTTAAAAcgtgataaattaacaaatccACCACCATTGATGGAGGGTGAGGCACTTGCAAGTCGTATACTTGAACTAGGTCCAGTCGGTGCCAAATTTTTAGg gcCTGTAATAATTGAAGTGCCACACTTTGCATCACTACGTGGTAAAGAAAGAGAAATAGTTATATTACGATCAGACAATGGAGAGACATGGCGTGAGCATACTCTTGAAGCAAGTGAAGAAGCTGTTCAAGATGTTTTAAATGAAAGTTTTGAGGGTGAAGAATTAAGCCAACTGGAAGATCTTCAAACATCAAGAATTGTTAGAATTTTAACTGTTGATTTTCCACATTATTTTGCTGTTGTATCACGTATACGACAAGAAGTACATGCTGTTGGTCCAGAAGGTGGTACTGTATCATCATCAGCAGTACCACAAGTACAAGCAGTATTTCCACCAGCTGcacttacaaaaaaaattagagttgGACTACAG gcACATCCAATATCAGCTGAATTAGTTGCAAAATTACTTGGTAATCGTGTTGCTGTATCACCAATTGTAACAGTTGAACCAAGACGAAGAAAATTTCATAAACCAATAACTCTAACTATACCAGTACCACAAGCAGCAAACAAGGGAATGATTAATCAGTATTCTGGTGATGCACCAACACTAAGATTACTCTGCAGTATAACtg gTGGTCAATCACGAGCAGTATGGGAAGATGTTACTGGCTCAACACCATTGACATTTGTCAAGGATTGTGTGTCATTTACAACAACAGTATCAGCTCGTTTTTGGCTAATGGATTGTCGAAATATTACTGAAGCAACGAGAATGGCAACTGAACTCTATACACATGCAACTCACGTTCCTTTCATGGCcaa attTGTTGTATTTGCAAAACGTGTTGATCCACTTGAAGCACGTTTACGTGTATTTTGTATGACTGATGATAAAGAAGATAAAACATTAGAACATCAAGAACATTTTACTGAAGTTGCTAAAAGTCGTGATGTTGAAGTACTAGAAGGTAAAATACAGTATATGGAATTTGCTGGTAATCTTGTACCAGTTATGAAAAGTGGTGAACAATTACAATTACCATTTCGTGCATTTAAAGAAAATCGTATACCATTTACAACACGTGTTAAAGATCCAGATTCAGTTGATATGGTTGGAAGAATAATGTTTATGAATGAACCAAAAGTACAAAAAGGTGAACCATCACAAATACCAATAtgtacattaaatatattattaccaGATAAAATATCACCTGATGGAAAACATTCAGAAATTGATTtacttgaattatcaaaaaattatagtttctTAAGAGATGGTGGTATTAGTAGACCAGATACAATTCATCGTGCAACAATACGTTTAACTGATATTGCAAATTTGCTAGATACTGATTGGCAAAAACTTGCtgaagaattaaatatatcaccaaatgatgttgatttaattaaaaatgaacatCCTGGTAAACCAGCAATTCAAGCAGCatcaatgtttaaaatttggcAAGCTAATGGAAACAAAGCaacag GAAATACGCTTGAAAAGGCCCTGAATAAAATTGGCCGTGAGGATATAGTTAAAAAGTGTATATTCAACGTTGAACTTGTTACGGATGATGTTGAAAAAGCTGTTGCAAGGGTACGTCTTGATCAGCCTGGTTTTGATGCACTTAAAGAAGAACTTGGTCCATCAAGAGATTCATCATTGAGACGTGATGGTACACTTGGAAgtagaaaaattgattttaattttgatgaatctGATCGTATAAAG gATTCTGAATCCATTGAGGATATTAACATCATGGGAAATATGCCAAATAAACAAT CAAAACAACAGCACATAACAATCACAAATGGCACTGTGTTCAATGGTACTTCAACACCAATTAAAGACAAATATGCTAGTGAAGAAAAAGAACTTGTTGATGAAATGGCTGATTTTATTGAACATAAATGTCATGTTAATGATACTATGAcacaaaaaatacttgaagatgataatgatgatgatgatgatgataaaaatgagaaaaaactTCAAAGAGTCATTGAGGATGCAAATAAAATAGTCACCG